A stretch of Arachis hypogaea cultivar Tifrunner chromosome 15, arahy.Tifrunner.gnm2.J5K5, whole genome shotgun sequence DNA encodes these proteins:
- the LOC112748647 gene encoding uncharacterized protein: protein MDFTKVDITKKLQLEELKCLRLEAYENARIYKEQTKAFHDHHIRKKDFKEGDDVLLYNSRLRFMPRKLRSRWHGPFRVKEVKPYGVVELFHPQSGTTFKVNGHWVKKYHGYKSLKELEVFVLTDAPKGGEA from the coding sequence ATGGATTTTACCAAGGTGGATATAACCAAAAAATTGCAACTAGAGGAGCTTAAGTGTCTTAGGTTAGAGGCCTATGAGAATGCAAGGATTTACAAGGAGCAAACTAAGGCATTCCATGATCATCATATCCGCAAAAAGGATTTCAAAGAAGGTGATGACGTTCTCTTATACAACTCAAGACTCAGATTCATGCCCAGAAAGCTTCGTTCAAGGTGGCATGGTCCATTTAGGGTGAAAGAGGTAAAGCCCTATGGTGTGGTTGAACTATTCCACCCTCAAAGTGGCACAACATTCAAGGTGAATGGGCACTGGGTAAAGAAGTACCATGGGTACAAATCGCTAAAAGAGTTAGAGGTGTTCGTGCTTACGGATGCACCAAAAGGAGGGGAAGCTTAA